Genomic window (Mycolicibacterium smegmatis):
CCGCGCACCGCTATCCCGATGCCGTGCGGGCGATCGTCGCGGCCGGCCACGAGGTCGCCCACCACGGCTACCTGCACGAGCAGCCCACCGCGCTCACGCTCGAAGAGGAGATCGAGGCGCTCGACCGCGGCCTCGAAGCGCTCGCCGAGGTCGCCGGTGTCACACCGGCCGGCTACCGCGCCCCGATGTGGGACTTGTCGTGGCACACACCGGGTCTGCTCGCCGAACGCAACTTCCTGTACGACTCCAGCCTGATGGACGCCGACGTTCCCTACGAACTCGCGGTGGGGGACACCTCGCTCGTGGAGATCCCGATCCAGTGGGCGCTCGACGACTGGGAGCAGTACTGCTTCTTGCCCGACATCTCGGGCAGCGGGCTCATCGAAAGCCCACGCAAGGCACGGGAACTGTGGCAACTGGAGTTCGACGCGTTGCGCCGCGCCGGCGGCTGCTGGGTGCTCACCAATCACCCGTTCCTGTCCGGAAGAGCCTCGCGCGCAGCAGAACTCGACGATCTGATGCGCTACGTCACCGAGCACGCCGACGTGTGGACCACCAATCTGGGCACCCTCGCCCGGCATGTCCGCGCGCAGGGTCTCACCCCGCGCAGCATCACCCAGCCGGGAAAATAGGCCGGCGCCCGACGCCGTCCGGTTGTGCCGACTGACGTTTCATCACGGCGTTCACCACACCGGGCGCCACGGCGTTGAGTGCCCTGGCGCCCACCGCGACTCGTGGTGCGATCTGCACGGGGCGGTGGCGCGCCGCGGTGATCATCCAGTCGGCCGCCTCGTCGGCCGAGAGCGCGGGCAACCCGTCGAACGCGCGGGTCGGCTTGATCATCGGGGTGTCCACCAGCGGGTAGTACAGCGTGGTGGAATGCACACCGCCGTCGCCCCATTCGGTTTCGATGACGCGGCTGACGGCGCTCAGCGCGGCCTTCGACGCCTGGTACACCGAGAACAGCGGCGACGCCTCGCTCAGCACGCCCCACGTCGAGACGTTGATGATGTGGCCCGCGCCGCGTTCGCGCATGCCCGGCGCGAACCCGCGGATCAGCCGCAGCGGCGAGTAGTAGTTGAGCGTCATCGTGCGCTCGATGTCGTGCCAGCGCTCCAGGGAGTCGGCCAGCGGCCTGCGGATCGAATGCCCCGCGTTGTTCACCAGGATGTCCAGGCCGCCGTGGTCGGACTCGATCTCGGCCACCAGCGCGTCGATCGCGTCGAGGTCGGTCAGATCGCACGGCCGCGCCTTCGCGTCACCACCGGATGCGGTGATGCCACCGGCCACCTCGTCGAGCAGTTCGGCGCGTCGCGCCACCACGATCACCCGTGCCCCACGCTCGGCGAACTTGCGGGCGGCAGCGGCGCCGATGCCCGACGACGCACCCGTGATCAGCACCCGCTTGCCCGTCAGGTCCACCGCGTCGCGCGCGGCCCGCAGCTGAATCAACTGGTCGGTGACCGGCGGCCGCATACTCGCCAGGAACAGGTTGTCGGTGAGCCGTCGTAACGGGTGCTTGCTCATGTCGGGAGTGTAGGTGCGCCGTTGATCTCCGCCGAAACCGCATTCCAGCAGGCGTCCACTCGCACTTTGCCTGCCGGAATGACGTTTCGGCGGAAAATACGCCTAGAAGTAGCGCGGGAAGCGGCTCCAGTCCGGGTCGCGCTTCTCCAAGAACGCGTCGCGGCCTTCGACGGCTTCGTCGGTCATGTACGCCAGACGTGTTGCCTCACCGGCGAACACCTGCTGGCCCACCAGGCCGTCGTCGATGAGGTTGAACGCGAACTTGAGCATCCGGATCGCCTGCGGCGACTTGCCGTTGATCTCGGCGGCGTACTGCAGCCCGGCCTTCTCCAGATCGGCATGGTCGACGACCTCGTTGACCGCGCCCATCTGGTGCATGGTCTGCGCGTCGTAGGCACGGCCCAGGAAGAAGATCTCGCGCGCGAACTTCTGGCCGGTCTGGCGCGCCAGGTAGGCGCTGCCGAACCCGCCGTCGAAGCTGCCCACGTCGGCGTCGGTCTGCTTGAACCGCGCGTGCTCACGGCTGGCCAGCGTCAGGTCGCACGTGACGTGCAGGCTGTGCCCACCACCGGCGGCCCAGCCGTTGACCAGGCAGATCACGACCTTGGGCATGAACCGGATGAGCCGCTGCACCTCGAGAATGTGCAGTCGGCCCGCGCGTGCCGGGTCGACGGTCTCGGCCGTCTCGCCCGAGGCGTACTGGTAGCCCGTGCGCCCCCGGATGCGCTGATCGCCGCCGGAACAGAACGCCCAGCCGCCGTCCTTGGGCGACGGGCCGTTGCCGGTGAGCAGGATGACGCCGACGTCGGACGACATCCGCGCGTGGTCGAGCACGCGGTACAGCTCGTCGACGGTGTGGGGCCGGAACGCGTTGCGCACCTCGGGCCGGTCGAACGCCACGCGCACGGTGGGCTGACGTGCGCCGTCGAGCACGTGGCGGTGGTAGGTGATGTCGGTCAGATCATCGAAGCCGGGCACCCGTTCCCACATCGCGGGGTCGAACGGGTTGTCCGAAGCTGCTTGGCTGCTCATTTGCTCGACTGTAGAGCGGAGGTTTCGTCCGTACCGACGAAGGGTATGAAACCGGCGCAATGATGCGTATCGCGCATCAGCAGACAGAAAGGGCTTCGATGAAGCGCACAGCAGGCGTGTTGTTCTCGGGGTTGGTGGCCGGCTTCATGATCGTCGGTTGCTCCCCAGCGGTCACCGGCGGTGACACCACCTGCGAGGACTTCTTGGGCCAAGACGAGAAGACGCAGGACGACGCGGTCGCCAAGATGCTGAAGGACGAGAAGGGCACCGACGCCGCGCAGCTGGAGATCACCGGTACGCGCGTTGCGGTGCAGGCCTTCTGCCAGACGGCGGGCAAGCAGGACAGCAAGATCAAGGAAGCGCCGCACCTGTAGTTCAGAGCGGATCGAGACGGAACACCGGGCACCGTCCGGCGAGTGCTTCGAACTCGTCCGGATGGGGCCCGGTGACCAGTCCCGCGTTCTTCATGAAGCCCACGCCGGTGGGCACGAGGATGGGGAACTCCCGCAACAGCGGTCGAGCCTCCTCCACCGACATCTCGACCGCGCGGACGCGTTGTGCCTTGCGGCCCTGATGGATCGTCGCCTCTTCGGCGGCACGCAGGTTCGCCGTCCAGTCGGCGCCGGGTAGCCCGCCGACGACGTACCGCTTGCCGTCCACGGTCATCGGTGTGACGGGAGTGGTCCGGGGTTTGCCGGTCTTGCGGCCCGGCACCGTGAGCACCACAGGCCCCTTGTCCCCGCCGACGCCGACCTTGGACAACCCGATCATCACTTTGTTGACGTACTTGAGCCACCACGGCGGCCGGATACGTTCGGTGCGCATTTCGGAGCCCATGCCACCAGGTTAGGTCGCGATGCCCACAGACGACACCGCCGCGATCAGACCGTCGCGCCGCTCGGTGGTCGGCAGCGGATCCACCAGCGCGAATGCACATCCCACCGCGGTCGCACCGCCGTCGGCCTCCTCGCTGTCGCCGACCATGAGCGCGTCCTGCGGTGCGACACCCAGCCGTTGCAGCGTCGTCGTGAAGATCGCGGCGTCCGGTTTCACCGCCCCCACCTCGTACGACAGCACGAACTCGTCGACGTCCGCGTCGATACCCAGTGCGGTGAACGCGGGCCGCACGTCGAAGGCGATGTTGGACACCACGGCGGTCTTGATGTCTTGCTGCTTAAGGCTTTTCAGCACGGTCGCGGTGTCCGGATAGGCCGTCCAGCTGTCCGGGTCGATCACGCGTCCGTAGAGGCTCTCGGCGTGTGGGTCGGCAAGCCCGGACTCGCGCAGCACATGCAGATACGCCTCGCGGTGCAGATGCGGCGCCAGGTCCCGGTTCACCCAGGCGTGGTACTGCTCGTCGCTCATCTGCACCGAACGCCCCGTCGGGGCCGTGAGCCTGCGCATGAGCTCGGCCTGCACGTGGCCGTCGACCTCCCGTTCGTCGACCGTCATCCCCTCGAACCAGCTCTCGTCTTCCTCGAGGCGGAACAACGTCCCCGAAAAGTCGAACAACACCGCCTTGACCATGACCACCATGTTACGGACGGGCGCCAGTATTTCCTGGACGTTTCGGAACGACGTATTTCGCAACACTTTTCGACGAAATATCCGTCATCTGCCGGATGGTGGGAATCCGGATGCATCCATAGCGTGAGCAGATGATCCCGATTCCCCAGGACGATGCAAGCCGGCAACGCATGATCCGTGAGGTCGAGGCGAGTGTCTCCGACTTCCGCGGGGTGGCAGGTTTCTCGGTCCTGCGCACCGAACGTCCTGGCAGCGCGATCGGCGCGCACGGCGGTATCCAGGACGATGTGCAACTCGACCGGGTCCTGACCCGCATGCGCATGCAGCCCGTCGGGGCGTTCGGCGGGAAACTCGTCATCGTCTGCACCAGGCCCGAGCGGCAGTGGCGTATCGCCCGCCTGTCCGGGATCCGCGGCGTCGCACCGCAGTTCGTCGACGATCGGGTCTTCACCGACGAGCAGACCGCCCAGGCCGAGATCCTCAAGATGCGGTTCACGCAGTACCCCGCCGAGGACGGGATGCCCGAACACTGCACGCCCGCATGGAAATCGCGAGGGGAGAACTGGGGCGCATGAACACCAACGGCAACGCAGGCACTGTGGCTGACACCGACGACTACCCGGAACTGATGCGGCTCACCGGCTATGGCAGCAAATGGTCGGTCGAGCAAGGCGACAGCGTCGACTTCTACGTCAACTGCGACGGACCGGCGACGTACCGCGCCGAACTGGTCAAGCTCATCCACGGCGACACCCACCCCAGCGGACCGGGATTCAAAGAGGAACTCGTCAACTCCGGAATCAACGGGACCTATCCCGGACGGCCGCAACGCATCCACGCCGGGTCCTACGCCATGGTCGCCGACCGCCGCCCCCTGCGCGTCGACAGTTTCACCATGCAGTGCTGGATCTGGCCCACCATGCCCACCAAGATCGAGGGGTACTGGGCGCCCGGTGAGCAGATGATCATGGGCAAGTGGGCACAGGGACGCGGATACGGGTTGTTCCTCGATCTCGACGGCCGCGTGTGCCTGCGGATCGACGATCAGGTGCTGACGGCCCCGCACCCGGTGCGTGACCGTGCCTGGCACTTCGTCGCCGCGACGTTCGACGCCGCCACGGGAACCGCCGTGCTGTTCTGCGAACCGCAGGTGCGGTACGCGCTCGACCCGCAGCCCGCCGCGGTCGAAGCCGTGTTCGCCCAGCCCATCTCGCACACCGGTGTTCCGTTCACCTTCGCCGCGCACCCGGCGAGCGCCGAACCCGGGAAACAGACGCGTCAGCCCGGCGGATGGGTGATGACGGGCCACTACAACGGCAAGATCGACGCACCGCGGTTGTGCTCACGCGCGCTGAACCGCCTCGAGATCGAAACCATGAAACTCGGTTTCGCTCCGGGCATGGACGAGCGTCGCGCAGGCGGCCCGTCCCCGGAGCTGGGTGCGGTGATGGTGGCCGCATGGGACTTCTCGCTGCAGATCCCGACGCGCACCATCGTCGACTGCGGCCCGTACCGTCTCGACGGTGAACTCGTCGGCCTGCCCGCGCGGGGGATGACCGGGCACAACTGGAGCGGCGCCGTGACGTCCTGGAGCGTCGAGCACCGCGAGTACGGCGCCATCCACTTCCACGACGACGATGTCGACGACGCGCGCTGGGCCGTCGATTTCACGCTCGAAGTGCCCGGGGATCTGCCCAGCGCGGTGTACGCCGTGAAGCTCACCACCGACGAGGGCGACGAGGACTACATCCCGTTCGTCGTCCGCACCCCGCTGGGCCGGCCGGGGGCGAAGATCGCCGTCATCATGTCGACCATCGACTACCTGGCCTACGCCAACGAGCACCAGGCCAGCAACTTCGGCAGCGCCGAGGCGCTGATCTACCGCACCCCGATCATGGCCCCGCAGAACATCTTTCTCAGCGTGCACCGTGAGTACGGATACTCGCTGTACGACACCCACAGCGACGGGTCGGGCGTGCACATCTCCTCACGCCTGCGCCCGATCCTCAACTTCCGGCCCAAGTACGATTCGTGGCTCACACAGGCGCCCTGGCAGTTCAACGCCGACCTGCACCTGATCGACTGGCTCACCGAGAAGGGCTACACGTTCGACGTCGTCACCGACGAGGACATCAGCTACGACGGTCTGGAGCGGATCGAGGGCTACAACGTGCTGATCACGGGTTCACATCCCGAACACAAGGACGGCCACTACCTCGACGCGATCCATGCCTACAAGGAGCGCGGC
Coding sequences:
- a CDS encoding polysaccharide deacetylase family protein, whose product is MASESAPGLVWPEGKVAAAAFTFDVDAESAILWGNEAVGARMSVMSHQAYGPLVGVPRILDLLDRHQIASTFFVPGHTAHRYPDAVRAIVAAGHEVAHHGYLHEQPTALTLEEEIEALDRGLEALAEVAGVTPAGYRAPMWDLSWHTPGLLAERNFLYDSSLMDADVPYELAVGDTSLVEIPIQWALDDWEQYCFLPDISGSGLIESPRKARELWQLEFDALRRAGGCWVLTNHPFLSGRASRAAELDDLMRYVTEHADVWTTNLGTLARHVRAQGLTPRSITQPGK
- a CDS encoding SDR family oxidoreductase, with product MSKHPLRRLTDNLFLASMRPPVTDQLIQLRAARDAVDLTGKRVLITGASSGIGAAAARKFAERGARVIVVARRAELLDEVAGGITASGGDAKARPCDLTDLDAIDALVAEIESDHGGLDILVNNAGHSIRRPLADSLERWHDIERTMTLNYYSPLRLIRGFAPGMRERGAGHIINVSTWGVLSEASPLFSVYQASKAALSAVSRVIETEWGDGGVHSTTLYYPLVDTPMIKPTRAFDGLPALSADEAADWMITAARHRPVQIAPRVAVGARALNAVAPGVVNAVMKRQSAQPDGVGRRPIFPAG
- a CDS encoding 1,4-dihydroxy-2-naphthoyl-CoA synthase, which translates into the protein MSSQAASDNPFDPAMWERVPGFDDLTDITYHRHVLDGARQPTVRVAFDRPEVRNAFRPHTVDELYRVLDHARMSSDVGVILLTGNGPSPKDGGWAFCSGGDQRIRGRTGYQYASGETAETVDPARAGRLHILEVQRLIRFMPKVVICLVNGWAAGGGHSLHVTCDLTLASREHARFKQTDADVGSFDGGFGSAYLARQTGQKFAREIFFLGRAYDAQTMHQMGAVNEVVDHADLEKAGLQYAAEINGKSPQAIRMLKFAFNLIDDGLVGQQVFAGEATRLAYMTDEAVEGRDAFLEKRDPDWSRFPRYF
- a CDS encoding nitroreductase family deazaflavin-dependent oxidoreductase, with the translated sequence MRTERIRPPWWLKYVNKVMIGLSKVGVGGDKGPVVLTVPGRKTGKPRTTPVTPMTVDGKRYVVGGLPGADWTANLRAAEEATIHQGRKAQRVRAVEMSVEEARPLLREFPILVPTGVGFMKNAGLVTGPHPDEFEALAGRCPVFRLDPL
- a CDS encoding HAD family hydrolase; translated protein: MVVMVKAVLFDFSGTLFRLEEDESWFEGMTVDEREVDGHVQAELMRRLTAPTGRSVQMSDEQYHAWVNRDLAPHLHREAYLHVLRESGLADPHAESLYGRVIDPDSWTAYPDTATVLKSLKQQDIKTAVVSNIAFDVRPAFTALGIDADVDEFVLSYEVGAVKPDAAIFTTTLQRLGVAPQDALMVGDSEEADGGATAVGCAFALVDPLPTTERRDGLIAAVSSVGIAT
- a CDS encoding LamG domain-containing protein — protein: MEIARGELGRMNTNGNAGTVADTDDYPELMRLTGYGSKWSVEQGDSVDFYVNCDGPATYRAELVKLIHGDTHPSGPGFKEELVNSGINGTYPGRPQRIHAGSYAMVADRRPLRVDSFTMQCWIWPTMPTKIEGYWAPGEQMIMGKWAQGRGYGLFLDLDGRVCLRIDDQVLTAPHPVRDRAWHFVAATFDAATGTAVLFCEPQVRYALDPQPAAVEAVFAQPISHTGVPFTFAAHPASAEPGKQTRQPGGWVMTGHYNGKIDAPRLCSRALNRLEIETMKLGFAPGMDERRAGGPSPELGAVMVAAWDFSLQIPTRTIVDCGPYRLDGELVGLPARGMTGHNWSGAVTSWSVEHREYGAIHFHDDDVDDARWAVDFTLEVPGDLPSAVYAVKLTTDEGDEDYIPFVVRTPLGRPGAKIAVIMSTIDYLAYANEHQASNFGSAEALIYRTPIMAPQNIFLSVHREYGYSLYDTHSDGSGVHISSRLRPILNFRPKYDSWLTQAPWQFNADLHLIDWLTEKGYTFDVVTDEDISYDGLERIEGYNVLITGSHPEHKDGHYLDAIHAYKERGGRLMYMGGDGFYWRHTFHPAYGRGEVTEMRRCESGIRPWQAQPGEYHHQSDGKLGGMWRFLGRDMAAVSGTSMVAQGFDISTYFKRTPESQDPRVAWAFEGISYDERLGDFGLVGGGAAGAELDTVDTTLGSPPHTLLVATSAGLHTDAYLLVTELILTNAPGVTGTQHPRIRADMAFHETPNGGAVWSFSSISYCGSLSHNDYDNNISKLTANVLDHFMQDGPLPAPPANAVRPRGRFESTPELNYHLPEEVGS